A part of Capsicum annuum cultivar UCD-10X-F1 chromosome 6, UCD10Xv1.1, whole genome shotgun sequence genomic DNA contains:
- the LOC107855132 gene encoding fumarate hydratase 1, mitochondrial, whose protein sequence is MAMLIASRRLSCIRTAPSSSCSFFSTSSFREERDTFGPILVPHDKLWGAQTQRSLQNFEIGGERERMPEPIVRAFGILKKCAAKVNMEYGLDPSIGKAVMQAAQEVAEGKLNDHFPLVVWQTGSGTQSNMNANEVIANRAAEILGHKRGEKHVHPNDHVNRSQSSNDTFPTVMHIAAAMEINKRLVPNLKQLHTSLHSKSVEFKDIIKIGRTHTQDATPLTLGQEFSGYVTQVKYGIDRVLCTLPRMYQLAQGGTAVGTGLNTKKGFDIKIAAAVAEETNLPFVTAENKFEALAAHDAFVETSGALNTVAASLMKIGNDIRFLGSGPRCGLGELILPENEPGSSIMPGKVNPTQCEALTMVCAQVMGNHVAVTVGGSNGHFELNVFKPMIANALLHSVRLLGDASASFEKNCVRGIQANRERIAKLLHESLMLVTCLNPKIGYDNAAAVAKKAHKEGTSLKEAALNLNVLTDDEFDKLVVPEKMIGPTD, encoded by the exons GTTATGGGGGGCACAAACCCAAAGATCCCTGCAAAACTTTGAAATTGGAGGTGAGCGTGAAAGAATGCCTGAACCAATCGTACGTGCATTTGGTATTCTTAAAAAGTGTGCTGCCAAG GTGAACATGGAGTATGGCCTTGACCCGTCTATAGGGAAAGCGGTAATGCAAGCTGCCCAGGAAGTAGCAGAAGGAAAATTgaatgaccattttcctttggtGGTCTGGCAGACTGGTAGTGGAACTCAAAGTAACATGAACGCTAATGAG GTTATTGCAAATAGAGCAGCTGAAATTCTTGGGCATAAGCGTGGCGAAAAGCATGTGCATCCAAATGACCATGTGAACAGATCACAATCTTCAAATGACACATTTCCTACT GTGATGCATATTGCTGCTGCTATGGAGATAAATAAAAGACTAGTACCAAACTTAAAACAGTTGCATACTTCATTACACTCGAAG TCAGTTGAATTCAAGGACATTATTAAGATTGGGCGGACCCACACACAAGATGCAACACCTTTGACTCTTGGACAAGAATTTAGTGGTTACGTCACTCAA GTGAAATATGGCATTGATAGAGTCTTGTGCACCCTTCCACGCATGTATCAG CTTGCACAAGGAGGCACAGCAGTTGGAACAGGATTGAACACAAAAAAGGG GTTTGATATAAAGATAGCAGCCGCAGTGGCAGAGGAAACGAATTTGCCTTTTGTAACAGCTGAAAATAAGTTTGAAGCATTG GCTGCTCATGATGCATTTGTTGAAACAAGCGGAGCCTTAAATACAGTGGCTGCTTCACTCATGAAGATTGGGAATGATATTCGCTTCCTAGGAAG CGGTCCACGATGTGGTCTTGGCGAACTCATTCTTCCTGAAAATGAACCTGGAAGCAGTATCATGCCT GGCAAGGTGAACCCTACTCAGTGTGAGGCACTTACAATGGTTTGTGCTCAG GTTATGGGAAATCATGTAGCCGTAACAGTTGGTGGTTCAAATGGCCATTTTGAGCTGAACGTGTTCAAGCCTATGATTGCCAATGCTCTCCTTCAT TCGGTGAGATTGCTAGGAGATGCATCAGCTTCTTTTGAAAAGAATTGTGTAAGAGGAATTCAAGCCAATAGAGAGCGGATTGCAAAATTGTTGCACGAG TCGCTCATGCTCGTCACATGTTTGAACCCA AAAATTGGTTATGACAATGCTGCCGCAGTTGCCAAGAAAGCTCACAAAGAGGGAACGAGTCTAAAG GAGGCTGCCCTTAATCTAAACGTCCtcactgatgatgagttcgatAAACTTGTAGTTCCTGAGAAAATGATCGGTCCTACTGACTAA